A region from the Nocardioides exalbidus genome encodes:
- a CDS encoding SDR family NAD(P)-dependent oxidoreductase, whose translation MALHLAAASDRSRVVLVVGGTSGIGLATSALLADSDVRLAIAARDEVALARAAAALSGDPLLVQVDLTDDASVAAGLDAVMTTYGRIDGVVSTAQVMAYGRVEKIPADVFDVVVQTAIQGTAHLAREVLPIFRRQGRGTLVVVSSLLAHIAVPEMGAYNAAKWGQLGLVRALQMELRGERDIHVCLVSPGAVDTPIYDQAGSYAGSAGSAPPPVVPAARVATAVVECLERPRRHVHVGPANVAAIGAFRFLTPLYDRVAGSLVRRVVLRGPAVDRHSGNVLAAVPEQESESAGWTFGGRRRGANGRPRWRRGALR comes from the coding sequence ATGGCCCTGCACCTCGCCGCTGCGTCCGATCGGTCCCGGGTGGTGCTGGTCGTCGGCGGCACGTCCGGGATAGGTCTGGCGACAAGCGCCCTACTGGCGGATTCGGACGTCCGTCTCGCGATCGCGGCCCGAGACGAAGTGGCGTTGGCGCGCGCGGCCGCCGCCTTGTCGGGCGATCCATTGCTGGTGCAGGTTGACCTGACCGATGATGCGTCGGTCGCGGCCGGTCTCGACGCCGTGATGACGACGTACGGACGCATCGACGGCGTGGTCTCCACAGCCCAGGTGATGGCCTATGGACGGGTCGAGAAGATCCCCGCTGATGTCTTCGACGTGGTCGTGCAGACGGCGATCCAGGGAACGGCGCACCTGGCACGTGAGGTCCTTCCGATCTTCCGGCGACAGGGCCGTGGAACGTTGGTCGTGGTCAGCTCGCTCCTCGCACACATTGCCGTGCCTGAGATGGGTGCCTACAACGCCGCGAAGTGGGGCCAGTTGGGGCTGGTCCGCGCGCTTCAGATGGAGCTTCGAGGCGAACGCGACATTCATGTCTGCCTGGTGTCTCCGGGTGCCGTCGACACCCCGATCTACGATCAGGCGGGTTCGTATGCGGGCAGCGCGGGTTCGGCTCCGCCTCCTGTTGTGCCTGCAGCGCGGGTGGCCACAGCGGTGGTGGAATGTCTCGAGCGTCCGCGGCGCCATGTCCACGTCGGTCCCGCCAATGTGGCCGCTATCGGAGCGTTCCGTTTCCTCACCCCGTTGTACGACCGCGTCGCGGGATCGCTCGTACGGCGAGTGGTGCTGCGAGGGCCAGCGGTGGACAGGCACAGCGGGAATGTTCTGGCGGCTGTTCCCGAGCAAGAGTCCGAGTCGGCGGGCTGGACTTTCGGCGGTCGTCGACGAGGCGCCAACGGACGTCCTCGCTGGCGCCGAGGTGCGTTGCGGTGA
- a CDS encoding GAF and ANTAR domain-containing protein: MGGQQMSDRGNFAERVAEASRKLTGRSGKDDTLLGIAEAAVELVSGCDVAAVCVLRHGRHDTCAHTDSSVQQLDDLQRELGEGPSITELNSMDVIYVPDLMAPLPWPNWGKKVAGEAGIRSYLGFRLFTDADSIGTLNLYAYEIDAFSYQDRLDGMVVAAHSAVALDSSVEKEQLHTALTSRQLIGEATGMLRVQYSLTTEQAFGVLKRISSEQNIKLFSVAEQVVETGSLPGSPV, encoded by the coding sequence ATGGGAGGGCAACAGATGTCGGATCGAGGCAACTTCGCCGAACGTGTGGCAGAGGCCTCGCGAAAGTTGACTGGCAGGTCGGGCAAGGACGACACGCTGCTCGGGATCGCCGAGGCGGCTGTCGAACTCGTCTCCGGCTGTGACGTCGCCGCGGTGTGCGTGCTCCGGCACGGCCGCCACGACACGTGTGCCCACACGGACTCGTCGGTCCAGCAGCTCGATGACCTTCAGCGTGAGCTGGGAGAGGGTCCGTCCATCACGGAGCTGAACTCGATGGATGTCATCTACGTGCCCGACCTGATGGCTCCGCTACCGTGGCCCAACTGGGGCAAGAAGGTGGCAGGCGAGGCGGGAATCCGCTCGTACCTGGGGTTTCGTCTGTTCACGGATGCAGACAGCATCGGAACGCTGAACCTGTACGCGTACGAGATCGATGCGTTCAGCTATCAGGACCGTCTCGACGGAATGGTGGTGGCCGCGCACTCGGCTGTGGCCCTGGACTCATCGGTCGAGAAGGAGCAGCTCCACACCGCACTGACGAGTCGCCAGCTGATCGGTGAGGCCACCGGCATGCTTCGGGTCCAGTACTCGCTCACGACGGAACAGGCATTCGGCGTCTTGAAGCGGATCTCCTCCGAGCAGAACATCAAGCTGTTCTCGGTGGCCGAGCAAGTCGTCGAGACGGGGTCGTTGCCCGGCTCCCCGGTGTGA
- a CDS encoding class I SAM-dependent methyltransferase has product MVDSDYDQFAEAYASANASGFFNAWYEKPAMLRLLGDVRGKRILDAGCGSGPASVSLTEAGGEVSGFDLSAAMIEIARRNLPDADLRVHDLAEPLPWDDDTFDIVVASLVLHYLPNWSDPLSEFNRVLGPRGRLLISVNHPGAFPIVHPDLEYFGVTKYTEDYEFAGRSVDLTFFHRPLSTMATSFAEGGFRIVGIHEPPADPDTPVEVLPRGVEPGGQFLGFLFFDLEAR; this is encoded by the coding sequence ATGGTGGACAGCGACTACGACCAGTTCGCCGAGGCCTATGCCTCTGCAAACGCTAGCGGCTTCTTCAATGCCTGGTACGAGAAACCGGCGATGCTCCGCCTGTTGGGCGATGTCCGCGGGAAACGGATCCTCGACGCCGGGTGCGGGTCCGGTCCCGCCAGTGTGTCTTTGACTGAAGCCGGCGGCGAGGTCAGCGGGTTCGACCTCAGTGCCGCAATGATCGAGATCGCGCGGCGCAACCTGCCGGATGCGGACCTGCGCGTGCACGATCTGGCCGAGCCGCTGCCCTGGGACGACGACACTTTTGACATCGTGGTGGCGTCACTGGTGCTGCACTACCTACCGAATTGGTCCGACCCGTTGTCCGAGTTCAACCGGGTTCTCGGACCGAGGGGACGTCTGCTGATCTCGGTGAACCATCCAGGCGCGTTCCCTATCGTCCACCCGGATCTCGAGTACTTCGGGGTCACCAAGTACACAGAGGACTACGAGTTCGCTGGCCGCAGCGTCGACCTGACGTTCTTCCACCGGCCGCTGAGCACCATGGCGACATCATTCGCTGAGGGTGGCTTCCGGATCGTCGGAATCCACGAACCCCCGGCCGATCCCGACACCCCCGTCGAGGTGCTGCCTCGCGGCGTCGAGCCCGGAGGCCAGTTCCTCGGCTTCCTCTTCTTCGATCTCGAGGCACGCTGA
- a CDS encoding IS110 family transposase has protein sequence MKDESSRVVIGMDPHKRSVTIEVMTADETVLGGGRFGTDEVGFAEMGRYISQFPDHVWAIEGCSGIGHHVAVRLLAAGEEVVDVPPKLTARARVFSTGQGRKTDATDAHSVALVGTRMAGLRPVVDDEQLAVLRLLVDRRRSLGEEHTRKTSQLHQLLLELIPGGAKRDLSAAQAKALLAKIRPRDVVGKTRRRVAAELVADLERIYARKKEANKELTELVKDTGTTLLDLHGIGPTGAARLLVEVGDITRFPNKAHFASWNGTAPIDASSGDQTRHRLSRKGNRQINRVLHTMARVQLRNPTQGRAYYDRKKADGKAPMEAMRCVKRRLSDIVFQTMLNDAVRTTRTPTRTGPGGQRSNDSDSSAAGSQPHTNSSDKPLPGPARTQPKTTLPAAS, from the coding sequence ATGAAGGACGAGAGCAGTCGTGTGGTGATCGGGATGGACCCGCACAAACGGTCGGTGACGATCGAGGTGATGACAGCCGACGAGACCGTCCTCGGTGGCGGTCGGTTCGGCACTGACGAGGTCGGGTTCGCCGAGATGGGGCGCTATATCAGCCAGTTCCCTGACCACGTCTGGGCGATCGAAGGATGCTCGGGGATCGGTCATCACGTCGCGGTCAGGCTGCTCGCCGCGGGCGAGGAGGTCGTCGATGTGCCGCCGAAGCTGACGGCGCGAGCCCGGGTGTTTTCCACCGGTCAGGGGCGCAAGACCGACGCCACCGACGCGCACTCCGTCGCCCTGGTCGGGACCCGGATGGCCGGACTGCGTCCGGTCGTCGACGACGAGCAGCTCGCAGTGCTGCGGCTCCTGGTCGATCGGCGTCGCTCGCTGGGCGAGGAGCACACCCGCAAGACGTCGCAGCTGCACCAGCTGCTGCTCGAGTTGATCCCCGGTGGCGCGAAGCGCGACCTGTCTGCGGCTCAGGCCAAGGCGCTGCTGGCCAAGATCCGACCACGCGATGTCGTCGGCAAGACCCGCCGCCGCGTGGCCGCCGAGCTCGTCGCGGACCTCGAGCGGATCTACGCCCGGAAGAAGGAAGCGAACAAGGAGCTCACCGAGCTCGTGAAGGACACCGGAACCACGCTGTTGGACCTGCACGGCATCGGACCCACCGGCGCAGCACGGCTGCTGGTCGAGGTCGGAGACATCACCCGGTTCCCGAACAAGGCCCACTTCGCGTCCTGGAACGGCACCGCACCCATCGACGCGTCCTCCGGTGACCAGACCCGGCACCGGCTGTCCCGCAAAGGCAACCGGCAGATCAACCGGGTCCTGCACACGATGGCCCGCGTGCAACTGCGCAATCCCACCCAGGGCAGGGCCTACTACGACCGCAAGAAGGCCGACGGGAAAGCACCCATGGAAGCCATGCGGTGCGTGAAGCGCCGACTGTCCGACATCGTCTTCCAGACCATGCTCAACGACGCCGTCCGCACCACCAGGACACCAACGAGGACGGGCCCGGGAGGGCAACGGAGCAACGACTCTGACTCCAGCGCGGCTGGCTCACAGCCCCACACCAACTCTTCGGACAAGCCACTTCCCGGACCCGCCAGAACCCAGCCTAAGACAACACTCCCGGCAGCTTCTTGA
- a CDS encoding FAD-dependent oxidoreductase: protein MRVVVVGAGIGGLALAQGLVRRGLDVVVLERDTDLAHTGGYRLHLGTSAVDSLARELPPMVWQSLRAASAGPESFTAMHLADRQLRLLGRVRPEGGRHMLVGRRPLRVTLATGLGAHVRLGEEATGFVREGSSVRVLTRSGTEVACDLVVAADGVGSAIASQAAGRPTSAPIGLVGLAGRHLDVAAIDRKAPPYLTAGPALAFGPRGVGLFLSRHDPATADVDPGAGPAHIEEPSWIWGLILTRAASERRLPDLVEASARTRGWAPWARHLMSTTPPDQIGTYRFHASDPTAPTFGWPASNVTALGDAVHAMPPTAGQSAATAIEDAADLLGAVDRVTSGAVTLPVALADYHHVVDRRARPRIRESLGPATWVARTSGPAAGMALTAATNLIHGYRTLTRSTT from the coding sequence ATGCGAGTCGTCGTGGTCGGTGCCGGCATCGGTGGGCTTGCGCTCGCGCAGGGGCTTGTCAGGCGCGGACTCGACGTTGTCGTGCTCGAGCGGGACACCGACCTCGCGCACACGGGTGGCTATCGCCTGCATCTGGGCACGAGCGCAGTCGATTCTCTCGCGCGCGAGCTGCCGCCCATGGTGTGGCAGTCCCTGCGCGCTGCCAGCGCGGGGCCGGAGTCGTTCACGGCGATGCACCTCGCGGATCGGCAGCTGCGCCTGCTCGGGCGCGTGAGGCCTGAGGGGGGCCGGCACATGCTGGTTGGCCGACGCCCGTTGCGTGTCACGCTCGCGACAGGCCTGGGCGCCCACGTGAGGCTTGGTGAGGAAGCCACCGGCTTCGTCCGAGAGGGTTCGTCGGTCCGCGTGCTCACGCGGTCCGGCACGGAGGTCGCCTGCGACTTGGTGGTCGCTGCTGACGGGGTCGGCTCGGCGATCGCCAGCCAGGCTGCCGGCCGCCCCACGTCTGCACCGATCGGTCTCGTGGGCCTGGCCGGCCGCCATCTCGACGTCGCAGCCATTGACCGCAAGGCGCCGCCGTACCTCACCGCGGGGCCCGCTCTTGCGTTCGGTCCGCGGGGCGTCGGGCTGTTCCTCAGCCGCCATGACCCCGCGACAGCAGACGTCGATCCAGGAGCGGGCCCGGCACACATCGAGGAGCCGTCCTGGATCTGGGGTCTCATCCTGACCCGGGCCGCGTCCGAGCGCCGGCTGCCAGACCTGGTCGAGGCCTCAGCACGCACTCGCGGGTGGGCGCCGTGGGCACGGCACCTGATGTCCACCACCCCGCCCGACCAGATCGGCACCTACCGCTTCCACGCCTCCGACCCGACCGCGCCGACGTTCGGGTGGCCGGCGTCGAACGTCACCGCCCTCGGCGACGCGGTCCACGCCATGCCACCCACCGCTGGCCAGTCCGCCGCGACCGCCATCGAGGACGCCGCCGACCTCCTTGGTGCCGTGGACCGGGTCACGTCTGGCGCGGTGACCCTCCCGGTCGCTCTGGCGGATTACCACCACGTGGTGGATCGGCGCGCACGCCCCCGGATCCGCGAATCCCTCGGACCGGCCACGTGGGTGGCCCGCACCAGCGGACCAGCCGCCGGGATGGCACTCACCGCCGCGACGAACCTCATCCACGGCTACCGCACCCTGACCCGGAGCACCACGTGA
- a CDS encoding MarR family winged helix-turn-helix transcriptional regulator, translating to MTGQSRPAAQSTARPSAVWPPVLWPVVQIGHLARRRFDTIFAVEGLNGQQFGVLSALADGDDLSSSDLARAILVRPQSMAALIDSLVQRGLVERHGPRGRGRRAPIRLTRDGHDVLARVRPLVASLASEEVTGLDTDETAQLHHLLAKLRSALVGQEPGTEHEPESGSEP from the coding sequence GTGACCGGACAGTCCCGACCCGCGGCGCAGTCAACGGCCCGGCCGTCCGCGGTCTGGCCGCCGGTGCTGTGGCCGGTCGTCCAGATCGGGCACCTGGCACGCCGCCGCTTCGACACCATCTTCGCTGTTGAGGGACTCAACGGTCAGCAGTTCGGTGTGCTGAGCGCACTGGCCGACGGCGACGACCTGAGCTCGTCCGACCTCGCCCGTGCCATCCTCGTCCGCCCCCAGTCCATGGCCGCGCTCATCGACTCGCTCGTCCAGCGCGGACTCGTCGAGCGTCACGGCCCTCGAGGGCGAGGCCGCCGGGCACCCATCCGACTCACCCGCGACGGTCACGACGTGCTGGCCCGCGTACGCCCCTTGGTCGCCAGCCTCGCTAGCGAGGAAGTGACCGGCCTCGACACGGACGAGACAGCCCAGCTGCACCACCTGCTCGCCAAGCTACGTAGCGCCCTCGTCGGGCAAGAGCCTGGGACAGAACACGAGCCCGAGTCTGGCTCAGAACCGTGA
- a CDS encoding VC0807 family protein produces MSRRPEWVGTAVGVGQNVVLPIASYLLLVAAGWSPVWALAGSAAVSVLALAVDRLRGEPFNALGGLVLLRFGLSFALAWLTGNARILLVKDGVITLVIAAFALWSLTWSRPLIARIRRDLSADRHAFDERLDTDPAQRRLHARLTLMWAAGLAVEATTSILVSLLAPITAAVVITNITGPATIVALIAITEYAARSHRATPPNTPTP; encoded by the coding sequence GTGAGCCGTCGGCCGGAGTGGGTCGGCACCGCGGTGGGCGTCGGGCAGAACGTCGTCCTGCCCATCGCCTCCTACCTGCTGCTGGTGGCTGCCGGGTGGTCACCGGTCTGGGCGCTGGCCGGTTCTGCTGCTGTCAGTGTGCTGGCACTGGCCGTCGACCGGCTCCGCGGGGAACCGTTCAACGCGCTCGGTGGCCTGGTCCTGCTGCGGTTCGGGCTGTCGTTCGCGTTGGCGTGGCTCACCGGCAACGCGCGCATCCTCCTCGTCAAGGACGGCGTCATCACGCTCGTCATCGCAGCGTTCGCCCTGTGGTCGCTGACCTGGAGCCGTCCCCTCATCGCACGCATCCGCCGCGACCTGTCCGCCGACCGCCACGCATTCGACGAGCGCCTCGACACTGACCCCGCCCAGCGGCGTCTGCACGCACGTCTGACCCTGATGTGGGCGGCCGGCCTGGCGGTCGAGGCCACCACCTCGATCCTCGTCTCGCTCCTCGCGCCCATCACCGCAGCCGTCGTCATCACCAACATCACCGGACCAGCAACCATCGTCGCCCTCATCGCGATCACCGAGTACGCCGCGCGCAGTCACCGAGCCACGCCACCCAACACGCCCACCCCGTGA
- a CDS encoding AzlC family ABC transporter permease: protein MVGLFLSASFGVLARQAGFSVAQAIVTAMIVFAGSAQFAALSVITVGGGIPAALTAGSLMNARFLAMGIALAPSLPGGPMKRAAQGQAVVDSSWALANRGDGTFDRWVLFGTTVPQYVTWSVGAVVGALFGDALGDTHRLGLDAIYPVFFLSLLLAELRNPNSRWVAVCGGLLALALMPISPPGVPILAASTVTLVGLVRRSK from the coding sequence GTGGTCGGCTTATTCCTCAGCGCGTCATTCGGTGTGCTGGCCCGACAGGCAGGATTCAGCGTGGCCCAGGCCATCGTCACGGCGATGATTGTCTTCGCTGGCTCGGCGCAGTTTGCCGCGTTGTCTGTGATCACTGTCGGAGGCGGCATTCCCGCGGCCTTGACCGCCGGGAGCCTGATGAACGCGCGATTCCTAGCCATGGGTATCGCGCTGGCGCCATCCTTGCCGGGCGGCCCGATGAAGCGCGCAGCGCAGGGACAAGCCGTCGTCGACTCCTCGTGGGCGCTCGCCAATCGCGGGGACGGCACCTTCGACCGGTGGGTGTTGTTCGGTACGACGGTCCCGCAGTACGTGACCTGGTCGGTGGGCGCGGTCGTGGGCGCGCTGTTCGGAGACGCTCTCGGTGACACGCACCGGCTGGGCCTGGACGCGATCTATCCAGTGTTCTTCCTGTCGCTCCTGCTCGCGGAACTCCGGAACCCGAATTCTCGCTGGGTGGCCGTCTGCGGCGGCCTTCTCGCGCTCGCTCTGATGCCGATCAGCCCTCCGGGTGTGCCAATCCTGGCGGCGAGCACCGTCACCCTCGTCGGACTGGTGCGGAGGTCGAAGTGA
- a CDS encoding AzlD domain-containing protein, with amino-acid sequence MTLTYTQVWVLILGLATLTVLIKALGPLLLGGRELPPWFSRVIVLMAPALLSALVVTSVFATGRSWSVGAHTVGVGVAAVMLWRRCSLVLSAVVAVLVTAALRAI; translated from the coding sequence GTGACCCTGACCTACACCCAGGTCTGGGTCCTGATCCTAGGCCTGGCCACACTGACCGTGCTGATCAAGGCGCTCGGCCCGTTGCTACTCGGCGGCCGGGAGCTACCACCCTGGTTCTCCCGCGTCATCGTGCTGATGGCACCCGCGCTTCTTAGCGCGCTGGTCGTGACTTCGGTGTTCGCCACCGGGCGCTCATGGTCTGTGGGTGCACACACCGTGGGTGTCGGAGTGGCCGCGGTGATGCTCTGGCGTCGCTGCTCACTAGTGTTGTCCGCCGTGGTGGCAGTCCTTGTCACTGCCGCGCTGCGGGCGATCTGA